In Streptomyces sp. NBC_01551, one DNA window encodes the following:
- a CDS encoding response regulator transcription factor — MTRVLVVEDEESFSDALSYMLRKEGFEVAIAATGPDGLDEFERNGADLVLLDLMLPGLPGTEVCRQLRGRSNVPVIMVTAKDSEIDKVVGLEIGADDYVTKPFSSRELVARIRAVLRRRGEPEEVTPAALEAGPVRMDVDRHVVTVGGGKVDLPLKEFDLLEMLLRNAGRVLTRMQLIDRVWGADYVGDTKTLDVHVKRLRAKIEPDPGAPRYLVTVRGLGYKFEP; from the coding sequence GTGACCCGAGTGCTCGTCGTCGAGGATGAGGAATCCTTCAGCGACGCCCTGTCCTACATGCTCCGCAAGGAAGGCTTCGAGGTCGCGATCGCGGCGACGGGGCCCGACGGGCTCGACGAGTTCGAGCGCAACGGCGCCGACCTCGTCCTCCTCGACCTGATGCTCCCCGGCCTGCCCGGCACGGAGGTGTGCCGGCAGCTGCGCGGACGCTCCAACGTCCCCGTGATCATGGTGACCGCCAAGGACAGCGAGATCGACAAGGTCGTCGGGCTGGAGATAGGAGCCGATGACTACGTCACCAAGCCCTTCTCCTCGCGGGAGCTGGTCGCCCGCATCCGCGCGGTCCTGCGCCGCCGCGGCGAGCCGGAGGAGGTCACCCCGGCGGCCCTGGAGGCCGGCCCCGTACGGATGGACGTGGACCGCCACGTCGTCACCGTCGGCGGCGGCAAGGTCGACCTCCCCCTGAAGGAGTTCGACCTGCTGGAGATGCTGCTGCGCAACGCGGGCCGCGTGCTGACCCGCATGCAGCTCATCGACCGGGTCTGGGGCGCCGACTACGTCGGCGACACCAAGACCCTGGACGTCCACGTGAAGCGCCTGCGCGCCAAGATCGAGCCCGACCCGGGCGCGCCGCGCTACCTGGTCACGGTGCGAGGCCTCGGCTACAAGTTCGAGCCGTAA
- a CDS encoding cell wall metabolism sensor histidine kinase WalK, with protein sequence MDVNAAVAAAAAIAGLCTGVIAMLAFRWSERDQARPTRSSMRPDINAVLPPGVDTVLSVLRSSAVVLDEGDAVVKASSAAYALGLVRGGKLAVEPMLHMARDTRRDGEIRQVELDLPRRGTGRGEALAVSARVAPLGSRLVLLLVEDLTEARRIEAVRRDFVANVSHELKTPVGAISLLSEAVMDASDDPEAVSRFAGRMQIEATRLINLVQELIDLSRVQNDDPLEDAEPVRVDTLVAEAIDRCRHTATSKQITMAAGGTADLRVWGNRGQLAAALGNLVENAVNYSPARTRVGIAARRVTAPGGDLIEIAVTDQGIGIPEKDRERIFERFYRVDPARSRATGGTGLGLAIVKHVAASHGGEVSVWSSEGQGSTFTLRLPEAAAQSPATAPTPARPPLDPEPVIPAPEVLP encoded by the coding sequence ATGGACGTGAACGCGGCGGTCGCCGCAGCTGCAGCGATCGCCGGTCTTTGCACCGGTGTGATCGCGATGCTGGCGTTCCGCTGGAGCGAGCGCGACCAAGCCCGCCCCACCCGGAGCTCCATGCGCCCCGACATCAACGCGGTGCTCCCCCCAGGAGTGGACACCGTCCTCTCCGTACTGCGCTCCTCGGCCGTCGTGCTCGACGAAGGGGACGCCGTCGTCAAGGCCAGCTCGGCGGCCTACGCCCTCGGCCTGGTCCGGGGCGGCAAGCTCGCCGTGGAGCCCATGCTCCACATGGCCCGCGACACCCGCCGCGACGGGGAGATACGCCAGGTCGAACTGGACCTCCCCCGGCGCGGCACCGGCCGCGGCGAGGCCCTCGCCGTCTCCGCCCGGGTCGCCCCGCTCGGCTCCCGGCTCGTGCTCCTGCTCGTCGAGGACCTCACCGAGGCCCGCCGCATCGAGGCGGTGCGCCGCGACTTCGTCGCGAACGTGTCGCACGAGCTGAAGACCCCGGTCGGAGCGATCTCCCTGCTGTCGGAGGCCGTCATGGACGCCTCCGACGACCCCGAGGCGGTCAGCCGCTTCGCCGGCCGTATGCAGATCGAGGCGACCCGCCTGATCAACCTCGTACAAGAGCTCATCGACCTCTCCCGGGTACAGAACGACGACCCTCTGGAGGACGCGGAGCCCGTACGGGTGGACACGCTCGTGGCGGAGGCGATCGACCGCTGCCGCCACACGGCGACCTCCAAACAGATCACCATGGCCGCCGGCGGCACCGCCGACCTGCGGGTCTGGGGCAACCGCGGACAGCTCGCGGCCGCCCTCGGGAACCTGGTGGAGAACGCCGTCAACTACAGCCCGGCCCGCACCCGCGTCGGCATCGCCGCGCGCCGGGTGACCGCGCCGGGTGGAGACTTGATCGAGATAGCCGTGACCGACCAGGGCATCGGCATCCCGGAAAAGGACCGCGAGCGCATCTTCGAGCGCTTCTACCGCGTGGACCCGGCCCGCTCCCGTGCCACGGGCGGAACCGGACTCGGCCTCGCGATCGTGAAGCACGTGGCGGCGTCGCACGGCGGGGAGGTGTCGGTTTGGAGCTCGGAGGGCCAGGGTTCCACGTTCACCCTCCGGCTCCCCGAGGCGGCCGCCCAGTCCCCCGCGACGGCCCCCACACCCGCCCGTCCCCCGCTTGACCCAGAACCAGTCATCCCTGCCCCGGAGGTCCTTCCGTGA
- a CDS encoding MFS transporter has protein sequence MFFGSLTRVVRESVTGLPRAFWWLWTSTLINRLGAFVATFMTLYLTLERGYSASFAGLVVALHGLGGVVSSLVAGVMTDRLGRRPTLLAAQASTAFSVALLGFMEHPAAIAAVALLVGMTSNASRPAVQAMMADIVRPEDRVRAFSLNYWAINLGFAVSATAAGVIAEYSYLAGFLGEAALTLVCAVLVYVKLPESQPVEAAVAAGAVAEPRTRLGTVLRDGRFMGVVGLSFLISLVFTQGSVGLPVAMGAAGFSPGDYGLVIAVNGLLIVVLQIPVSRFIEHRDPKSLLVVSSVLAGYGFALTAFAGSLWAYALTVCVWTLAEIVNSPTQMSLVVRLSPADGRGRYQGVYTMSWAVASLVAPLMAGFVIDRAGAGWLWGATGVVGTVAALGYWVLMRKLPEGEPASAPSGPAAPHADPAAAAESAKPPLPVSADAQPTTACP, from the coding sequence ATGTTTTTCGGCAGTTTGACACGGGTCGTCCGGGAAAGCGTGACGGGTCTGCCGCGCGCGTTCTGGTGGCTCTGGACCAGCACGCTGATCAACCGGCTCGGGGCGTTCGTCGCCACGTTCATGACCTTGTACCTGACCCTGGAGCGGGGCTACTCGGCCTCCTTCGCGGGGCTCGTGGTGGCGCTGCACGGGCTGGGCGGCGTGGTGTCCTCGCTGGTCGCGGGGGTGATGACGGACCGGCTGGGGCGGCGGCCCACGCTGCTGGCGGCGCAGGCGTCGACGGCGTTCTCGGTGGCGCTGCTGGGGTTCATGGAGCATCCGGCGGCGATCGCGGCGGTGGCGCTGCTGGTCGGCATGACGTCGAACGCGTCGCGCCCGGCGGTGCAGGCGATGATGGCGGACATCGTCCGGCCGGAGGACCGGGTGCGGGCCTTCTCGCTGAACTACTGGGCGATCAACCTCGGGTTCGCGGTGAGCGCGACGGCGGCGGGCGTCATCGCGGAGTACAGCTACCTGGCCGGGTTCCTGGGCGAGGCGGCACTGACGCTGGTGTGCGCGGTGCTGGTGTACGTGAAGCTGCCGGAGTCCCAGCCGGTGGAGGCGGCCGTCGCCGCGGGGGCCGTCGCCGAGCCGCGGACGCGGCTGGGGACCGTGCTGCGGGACGGGCGGTTCATGGGGGTGGTCGGGCTGTCGTTCCTGATCTCGCTGGTGTTCACGCAGGGGTCGGTGGGCCTGCCGGTGGCGATGGGCGCGGCCGGGTTCTCGCCCGGGGACTACGGGCTGGTCATCGCGGTGAACGGGCTGCTGATCGTGGTGCTGCAGATTCCGGTCAGCCGGTTCATCGAGCACCGGGACCCGAAGTCGCTGCTGGTCGTCTCGTCGGTGCTGGCGGGGTACGGGTTCGCGCTGACGGCGTTCGCCGGGTCGCTGTGGGCGTACGCGCTGACGGTGTGCGTGTGGACGCTGGCGGAGATCGTGAACTCGCCGACGCAGATGAGCCTGGTGGTCCGGCTGTCGCCGGCGGACGGGCGGGGGCGCTACCAGGGCGTGTACACGATGTCGTGGGCGGTGGCCTCGCTGGTGGCTCCGCTGATGGCGGGGTTCGTGATCGACCGGGCCGGGGCGGGGTGGCTGTGGGGGGCGACCGGTGTCGTGGGGACGGTGGCGGCGCTGGGGTACTGGGTCCTGATGCGGAAGCTCCCCGAGGGTGAACCGGCTTCCGCCCCGTCGGGCCCGGCGGCCCCGCATGCGGACCCGGCCGCGGCCGCCGAGTCGGCGAAGCCCCCGCTGCCGGTGTCGGCGGACGCGCAGCCCACCACCGCCTGCCCCTGA
- the mshA gene encoding D-inositol-3-phosphate glycosyltransferase has product MSQYVSRLGGSLSGRIAAARATRHDPPRLRLPAVGHHRKPRRVAMLSVHTSPLHQPGTGDAGGMNVYIVELAKRLAAINIEVEIFTRATEGGLAPVVELAPGVLVRHVDAGPYEGLAKEELPAQLCAFTHGVMQAWAGHRPGYYDLVHSHYWLSGHVGWLAAERWGVPLVHAMHTMAKVKNAALAEGDTPEPAARVIGETQIVAASNRLIANTAEEAEELVRHYEADPAKVAVVHPGVNLDRFTVGDGRAAARARLGLPQEAVIPLFAGRIQPLKAPDILLRAVAELVDRDPSLRHRLFVPVVGGPSGSGLAKPEGLQKLAAKLGIADLVHFHPPVAQDRLADWFRAASVLVMPSYSESFGLVAIEAQATGTPVLAAEVGGLPVAVNDGVTGILVPGHDPVDYARELRRFVDDPGLAERMGGEAARHAQFFGWDTAASGTADVYTAAMHDHRRRVRSHHG; this is encoded by the coding sequence TTGAGCCAGTACGTGTCCCGCCTCGGTGGCAGCCTCAGCGGCAGGATCGCCGCCGCCCGCGCCACCCGGCACGACCCGCCGAGGCTCCGCCTCCCGGCCGTCGGCCACCACCGCAAGCCGCGCCGCGTCGCCATGCTCAGCGTGCACACCTCACCGCTGCACCAGCCCGGCACCGGCGACGCCGGCGGGATGAACGTGTACATCGTGGAGCTCGCCAAGCGGCTCGCCGCGATCAACATCGAGGTCGAGATCTTCACCCGGGCCACCGAGGGCGGGCTCGCGCCCGTCGTCGAGCTGGCCCCGGGGGTCCTCGTACGGCACGTGGACGCGGGCCCGTACGAGGGACTCGCCAAGGAGGAGCTCCCGGCGCAGCTGTGCGCCTTCACCCACGGCGTGATGCAGGCCTGGGCCGGGCACCGCCCCGGCTACTACGACCTCGTCCACTCCCACTACTGGCTCTCCGGCCACGTCGGCTGGCTCGCCGCCGAGCGGTGGGGCGTCCCGCTGGTGCACGCCATGCACACCATGGCGAAGGTCAAGAACGCGGCGCTGGCCGAGGGCGACACGCCGGAGCCCGCCGCCCGGGTCATCGGCGAGACCCAGATCGTCGCCGCCTCGAACCGGCTCATCGCGAACACCGCCGAGGAGGCGGAGGAGCTCGTACGGCACTACGAGGCCGACCCCGCGAAGGTGGCCGTCGTCCACCCCGGCGTGAACCTCGACCGCTTCACCGTCGGCGACGGCCGCGCGGCGGCCCGCGCCCGGCTGGGGCTGCCGCAGGAGGCGGTGATCCCGCTGTTCGCCGGCCGGATCCAGCCGCTGAAGGCCCCCGACATCCTGCTGCGGGCGGTCGCCGAGCTCGTCGACCGGGACCCGTCGCTGCGCCACCGGCTGTTCGTGCCCGTCGTCGGCGGGCCCAGCGGCAGCGGCCTCGCCAAGCCGGAGGGGCTGCAGAAGCTCGCCGCGAAGCTGGGCATCGCCGACCTGGTCCACTTCCACCCGCCGGTGGCCCAGGACCGGCTGGCCGACTGGTTCCGGGCGGCGTCCGTGCTGGTCATGCCCTCGTACAGCGAGTCGTTCGGGCTGGTGGCGATCGAGGCGCAGGCGACCGGTACGCCGGTGCTCGCGGCGGAGGTCGGCGGGCTGCCGGTGGCCGTCAACGACGGGGTGACGGGGATCCTCGTACCCGGGCACGACCCGGTGGACTACGCGCGGGAGCTGCGGCGCTTCGTGGACGACCCCGGGCTCGCGGAGCGGATGGGCGGCGAGGCGGCCCGGCACGCGCAGTTCTTCGGCTGGGACACGGCGGCGAGCGGCACGGCGGACGTGTACACCGCTGCCATGCATGATCATCGCCGTCGCGTACGCTCCCACCATGGCTGA
- a CDS encoding C40 family peptidase produces MGTEKRSRWRGGSALTLLCAMAILAAPGLATGTAFAAPTPEPGAKSLEQVRKDIENLYREAGTATDAYNLAEGEAKAQSQKIVEIAKQIAAGEDKIKSLKNRAGAAARAQYRSGGLPPGAQLALSGSPTQFLDGADRLRQGEKATTDLLSDLNRTQDDLARYAKDASEQWRKLEANRLKQEASKKRVEEKIKAAEELESKLEAEEKARLIQLEQQAQYKAQTAWLSSGALKGVGGSATDAGKRAVQYATAQIGKPYVWGAEGPDSFDCSGLTSQAWLAGGRRIPRTSQEQLRMTKVAVKDMRPGDLIIYFDDATHVGMYIGDGAMIHAPRPGRNVTIAGAGSMPIKAVVRPDA; encoded by the coding sequence ATGGGGACCGAGAAGCGATCGCGGTGGCGGGGCGGCTCCGCTCTCACCCTGCTGTGCGCGATGGCGATACTGGCCGCCCCCGGGCTCGCGACGGGCACGGCGTTCGCCGCCCCGACCCCTGAACCGGGCGCGAAATCCCTCGAACAGGTCCGCAAGGACATCGAGAACCTCTACCGCGAGGCCGGCACGGCCACGGACGCGTACAACCTCGCGGAGGGCGAGGCGAAGGCGCAGTCCCAGAAGATCGTCGAGATCGCGAAGCAGATCGCGGCCGGCGAGGACAAGATCAAGTCGCTCAAGAACCGGGCGGGCGCGGCGGCCCGTGCCCAGTACCGCTCGGGCGGCCTGCCGCCGGGCGCCCAACTGGCGCTCAGCGGCAGCCCGACGCAGTTCCTGGACGGGGCGGACCGGCTGCGGCAGGGCGAGAAGGCGACGACGGACCTGCTGTCGGACCTGAACCGGACGCAGGACGACCTGGCGCGGTACGCGAAGGACGCGAGCGAGCAGTGGCGCAAGCTGGAGGCCAACCGCCTGAAGCAGGAGGCCTCGAAGAAGCGCGTCGAGGAGAAGATCAAGGCGGCTGAGGAGCTGGAGAGCAAGCTGGAGGCCGAGGAGAAGGCCCGGCTGATCCAGCTGGAGCAGCAGGCCCAGTACAAGGCGCAGACGGCGTGGCTGTCGTCGGGCGCGTTGAAGGGGGTGGGCGGCTCCGCGACGGACGCGGGGAAGCGGGCCGTCCAGTACGCCACGGCGCAGATCGGCAAGCCGTACGTGTGGGGCGCGGAGGGCCCGGACTCGTTCGACTGCTCGGGCCTGACGTCCCAGGCCTGGCTCGCGGGCGGCCGGCGCATCCCGCGCACCTCGCAGGAGCAGCTGCGGATGACGAAGGTCGCGGTCAAGGACATGCGGCCGGGCGACCTCATCATCTACTTCGACGACGCCACCCACGTCGGCATGTACATCGGCGACGGCGCGATGATCCACGCCCCCCGCCCGGGCCGCAACGTCACGATCGCGGGCGCGGGCTCCATGCCGATCAAGGCGGTAGTCCGCCCGGACGCGTAA
- a CDS encoding enoyl-CoA hydratase/isomerase family protein — translation MTTSYETIGTRLDGNVLYATFSAPPINLIGPEVVGDLVALLADLSRPAAPRVVVFESADADFFFPHVDMTKVPEYTAEAAKAGGPGDASLGMLFRRLSLLPAVTIAKLRGRARGAGSEFLLACDMRFASRERAVLGQPEVGIGTPPGAGAIQHLTRLLGRGRALEAVLTSSDFDADLAERYGWVNRAVPDAELDAFVADIATRVGGFPRDALIAAKSAINAVSLPTPAEVRADAALFQQLVRGEGVARRTAELFERGFQTRGATELGLGAALAGLKPVD, via the coding sequence ATGACGACCTCGTACGAGACCATCGGGACCAGGCTGGACGGCAACGTCCTGTACGCCACGTTCAGCGCGCCGCCGATCAACCTCATCGGTCCCGAGGTCGTGGGGGACCTGGTCGCGCTGCTCGCGGACCTGTCCCGCCCGGCGGCCCCGCGCGTGGTGGTCTTCGAGAGCGCGGACGCCGACTTCTTCTTCCCGCACGTCGACATGACGAAGGTCCCCGAGTACACCGCCGAGGCGGCGAAAGCCGGCGGCCCCGGCGACGCCTCCCTGGGCATGCTGTTCCGCAGGCTGAGCCTGCTGCCGGCCGTCACCATCGCCAAGCTGCGCGGCCGGGCCCGGGGAGCGGGCAGCGAGTTCCTCCTCGCCTGCGACATGCGCTTCGCCTCCCGGGAACGAGCCGTCCTGGGGCAGCCCGAGGTGGGCATCGGAACACCCCCCGGCGCGGGCGCGATCCAGCACCTCACCCGGCTGCTGGGCCGGGGCCGGGCGCTCGAAGCCGTGCTGACGTCGTCGGACTTCGACGCCGACCTCGCGGAACGCTACGGATGGGTCAACCGGGCGGTGCCCGACGCCGAACTGGACGCGTTCGTGGCGGACATCGCCACCCGCGTGGGCGGCTTCCCCCGCGACGCGCTGATCGCGGCCAAGTCGGCCATCAACGCCGTCAGCCTGCCGACCCCCGCCGAAGTACGCGCGGACGCCGCGCTGTTCCAGCAGCTCGTCCGGGGCGAGGGGGTGGCGCGGCGCACGGCCGAACTGTTCGAGCGGGGCTTCCAGACGCGCGGCGCCACCGAACTCGGCCTGGGAGCCGCCCTGGCCGGCCTGAAGCCCGTCGACTGA
- a CDS encoding YbjN domain-containing protein, protein MADVDPAGTADAAAIVEGTLTEAALAWESPSAGSYVVQLPGTRKLSTTCSLRIGKHSLSVNAFVIRRPDENEAGVHRWLLERNLKLYGMAYAVDGLGDVYLTARLPLSVITPEDLDRLLGTVLEAADGAFNTLLELGFAGAIKREYDWRVSRGEPTHNLAAFKHLTQPSR, encoded by the coding sequence ATGGCTGACGTTGACCCCGCCGGCACCGCCGACGCCGCCGCGATCGTCGAGGGCACCCTGACCGAGGCCGCACTGGCGTGGGAGAGCCCGTCCGCGGGCTCCTACGTGGTCCAGCTCCCCGGCACCCGCAAGCTGAGCACCACCTGCTCGCTCCGGATCGGCAAGCACTCCCTGTCGGTCAACGCCTTCGTCATCCGCCGCCCCGACGAGAACGAGGCGGGAGTGCACCGCTGGCTGCTGGAGCGCAACCTCAAGCTGTACGGGATGGCCTACGCGGTCGACGGCCTCGGCGACGTCTACCTGACGGCCCGCCTCCCGCTCTCGGTGATCACCCCGGAGGACCTGGACCGGCTGCTCGGCACCGTCCTGGAGGCGGCGGACGGGGCTTTCAACACGCTGCTGGAGCTGGGCTTCGCGGGGGCGATCAAGCGGGAGTACGACTGGCGCGTCTCCCGCGGCGAGCCCACGCACAACCTGGCCGCCTTCAAGCACCTCACCCAGCCGTCCCGCTGA
- a CDS encoding class I SAM-dependent methyltransferase yields the protein MASRTTPPPSRPGRPVGTVTRGTTNPNRLRRMDRWIAATHGAALRRAEAPVAVDLGYGAAPWTAVELLARLREAAPRVRVVGIEIEPARVAGAKPYEREGLCFRHGGFEVPLEDGVRPALIRAANVLRQYDEQQVEEVWARLCARLAPEGLLVEGTCDEIGRRHVWVALGPEGARTVTFATRLGSLERPSDLAERLPKALIHRNVPGEPVHAFLRDFDRAWAAAAPYASYGARQRWIRTARALSADWPLADGPVRWRQGELTVRWDALRPAG from the coding sequence ATGGCCTCCCGCACCACCCCGCCCCCGAGCCGCCCCGGCCGCCCCGTGGGCACGGTGACGCGCGGGACGACGAACCCGAACCGGTTGCGCCGGATGGACCGCTGGATCGCCGCGACCCACGGGGCGGCGCTGCGCCGCGCCGAGGCCCCCGTCGCGGTGGACCTCGGGTACGGGGCCGCTCCCTGGACGGCGGTCGAGCTGCTGGCCCGGCTGCGGGAGGCGGCGCCCCGGGTACGGGTCGTCGGCATCGAGATCGAGCCGGCCCGGGTCGCGGGGGCGAAGCCGTACGAGCGGGAGGGCCTCTGCTTCCGGCACGGCGGCTTCGAGGTCCCGCTGGAGGACGGGGTCCGCCCGGCGCTGATCCGCGCGGCGAACGTCCTGCGCCAGTACGACGAGCAGCAGGTCGAGGAGGTCTGGGCGCGGCTGTGCGCACGCCTGGCGCCGGAGGGACTGCTGGTCGAGGGCACCTGCGACGAGATCGGGCGGCGGCACGTATGGGTCGCACTGGGGCCCGAGGGGGCGCGCACGGTCACCTTCGCGACCAGGCTGGGCTCCCTGGAGCGCCCCTCGGACCTCGCGGAGCGCCTCCCGAAGGCGCTGATCCACCGGAACGTGCCGGGCGAGCCGGTGCACGCGTTCCTGCGGGACTTCGACCGGGCGTGGGCGGCGGCCGCGCCCTACGCCTCGTACGGGGCGCGGCAGCGCTGGATCCGCACGGCGCGGGCCCTGTCCGCCGACTGGCCGCTGGCGGACGGCCCGGTGCGGTGGAGGCAGGGGGAGCTGACGGTCCGCTGGGACGCGCTGCGCCCGGCGGGATGA
- the phoU gene encoding phosphate signaling complex protein PhoU has protein sequence MRDAYHEELDSIGEGLVEMARLVGSAIGRATTSMLDADLKLAESVIAADQKVDDLQHDLEARAIALLARQQPVATDLRIVVTSLRMSADLERSGDLAQHVAKLARLRFPDTAVPRDLHATILEMGQLAQRLMAKAAEVIITKDVDLALQLEQDDDEMDQLHRTLFQHLMDDRWKHGIETAVDVTLLGRYYERFADHAVSVAKRVVYLVTGEHADEIQAPTVVDGV, from the coding sequence ATGCGTGACGCGTACCACGAGGAACTGGACTCGATCGGAGAAGGCCTGGTCGAGATGGCCCGGCTGGTCGGTTCCGCGATCGGGCGGGCCACGACGTCCATGCTCGACGCCGACCTGAAGCTCGCCGAGAGCGTCATCGCCGCCGACCAGAAGGTCGACGACCTCCAGCACGACCTGGAGGCGCGTGCCATCGCGCTGCTGGCCCGCCAGCAGCCGGTCGCCACGGACCTGCGCATCGTCGTGACCTCGCTGCGGATGAGCGCCGACCTGGAGCGCTCCGGCGACCTGGCGCAGCACGTGGCGAAGCTGGCGCGGCTGCGCTTCCCGGACACGGCGGTGCCGCGTGACCTGCACGCGACCATCCTGGAGATGGGGCAGCTGGCGCAGCGCCTGATGGCGAAGGCCGCCGAGGTGATCATCACCAAGGACGTCGACCTGGCGCTCCAGCTGGAGCAGGACGACGACGAGATGGACCAGCTGCACCGCACGCTGTTCCAGCACCTGATGGACGACCGCTGGAAGCACGGCATCGAGACCGCGGTGGACGTGACGCTGCTCGGCCGCTACTACGAGCGCTTCGCCGACCACGCGGTGTCGGTGGCCAAGCGCGTGGTCTACCTGGTGACGGGCGAGCACGCGGACGAGATCCAGGCGCCGACGGTGGTCGACGGCGTCTGA
- a CDS encoding phosphoglyceromutase → MADAPYKLILLRHGESEWNAKNLFTGWVDVNLNEKGEKEAVRGGELLKDAGLLPDVVHTSLQKRAIRTAQLALESADRHWIPVHRSWRLNERHYGALQGKDKAQTLAEFGEEQFMLWRRSYDTPPPALEDGTEFSQSEDPRYATIPPELRPKTECLKDVVVRMLPYWYDGIVPDLLAGRTVLVAAHGNSLRALVKHLDGISDADIAGLNIPTGIPLAYELDAEFKPLNPGGTYLDPAAAAAAIEAVKNQGKKK, encoded by the coding sequence ATGGCCGACGCACCGTACAAGCTGATCCTCCTCCGCCACGGCGAGAGCGAGTGGAACGCGAAGAACCTGTTCACCGGCTGGGTGGACGTCAATCTCAACGAGAAGGGCGAGAAGGAGGCGGTCCGCGGCGGTGAGCTGCTCAAGGACGCCGGCCTGCTCCCCGACGTGGTCCACACGTCCCTCCAGAAGCGCGCCATCCGCACCGCGCAGCTCGCCCTGGAGTCCGCCGACCGCCACTGGATCCCGGTCCACCGCTCCTGGCGCCTGAACGAGCGCCACTACGGCGCCCTCCAGGGCAAGGACAAGGCCCAGACCCTCGCCGAGTTCGGCGAGGAGCAGTTCATGCTGTGGCGCCGCTCGTACGACACCCCGCCGCCGGCCCTCGAGGACGGCACGGAGTTCTCCCAGTCCGAGGACCCGCGCTACGCGACCATCCCGCCGGAGCTGCGCCCCAAGACGGAGTGCCTGAAAGACGTCGTCGTCCGCATGCTCCCGTACTGGTACGACGGCATCGTCCCGGACCTCCTCGCGGGCCGCACCGTCCTGGTCGCCGCCCACGGCAACAGCCTCCGCGCGCTGGTCAAGCACCTGGACGGCATCTCCGACGCCGACATCGCGGGCCTCAACATCCCGACCGGCATCCCGCTCGCCTACGAGCTGGACGCCGAGTTCAAGCCCCTCAACCCGGGCGGCACCTACCTCGACCCGGCCGCCGCCGCGGCCGCCATCGAGGCCGTCAAGAACCAGGGCAAGAAGAAGTAG
- a CDS encoding DUF461 domain-containing protein, whose amino-acid sequence MSRSLRRGALAATAVVFSVASLASCAAGNDAQTLQIKPDNAAVTKGDIKVQNALVITQGEREKKGPAAVSATLFNNGTTEQTLDAIVLKGGGKVVLKSATGTGKVVVPAGGSVVLGGKGNPSAVLEEGREAVQDGNVQEVVFQLSKTGDVALDAFIVPGSGLYAGYGPTEAPAAGAGASAGPSAPAASGTPSGAPSGGPSGTPAGKPSGSASAPAGAASGTPAGSPSRSAGH is encoded by the coding sequence GTGAGCCGCAGCCTTCGACGCGGCGCCCTCGCCGCTACCGCCGTCGTGTTCTCCGTCGCCTCGCTCGCCTCGTGCGCCGCGGGCAACGACGCGCAGACTCTCCAGATCAAGCCGGACAACGCCGCCGTCACCAAGGGCGACATCAAGGTCCAGAACGCGCTGGTGATCACCCAGGGCGAGAGGGAGAAGAAGGGCCCCGCCGCCGTGTCGGCGACGCTCTTCAACAACGGCACGACGGAGCAGACGCTCGACGCCATCGTCCTCAAGGGCGGCGGCAAGGTCGTCCTGAAGTCCGCGACGGGCACCGGCAAGGTCGTCGTGCCGGCCGGCGGCTCCGTGGTGCTGGGCGGCAAGGGCAACCCCTCCGCCGTGCTGGAGGAAGGCCGCGAGGCCGTCCAGGACGGCAACGTGCAGGAAGTCGTCTTCCAGCTGAGCAAGACCGGCGACGTCGCCCTCGACGCGTTCATCGTTCCCGGCTCCGGCCTGTACGCGGGCTACGGCCCGACCGAGGCCCCGGCCGCCGGCGCCGGCGCGTCGGCCGGCCCCTCGGCCCCCGCCGCGTCGGGCACCCCGTCGGGCGCCCCCTCCGGTGGCCCCTCCGGCACCCCCGCGGGCAAGCCGTCGGGCAGCGCATCCGCCCCGGCGGGCGCGGCCTCGGGCACGCCGGCGGGCTCCCCGTCGCGCAGCGCCGGGCACTGA